The following are encoded in a window of Dictyostelium discoideum AX4 chromosome 6 chromosome, whole genome shotgun sequence genomic DNA:
- the tgrA3 gene encoding immunoglobulin E-set domain-containing protein: protein MKYIILFFILYLVSDTLGSLNEPVVKNFTCTKQSLEYTYDIDSTYYSKWIFSNLKYELVFECKNNSKERTCTAGMSIDIAKNLHGQIKMCRTDNNGVLDCHSNYEEYFPKPIIEGDFKPSTKGGPTIMKGYYLAVGVIPYFTIIPDTILGTIGDIFSNSIDVTNLILDYKGGCGPRTIQWPNDFKYSFNHSNPIIENILIEGSSFISKGSNFCNSSDSIQIYLDGVQIDKSKIKSIDHEQFEIIYTQLYSKSINVKIVSGGLESNIYKLDLKPIPLKINSVPRLKGGSITIIGERLSSQVNNSTIIVKIGQYDCKNVISSKNEILCNLESVPNVEKVKLVDLQVNISINGIFNENNLLFSFDIPIISDFILPQGEVKLVGDCFGSSQLTQVKIDDVLQSNITININEKETTLSFKPIKPIKKSKLYVIVNGTKSNTIEIDSSFFVKSVPSSPSVNGQIVNFTLFNINPNNVNATPIMIFQDNSSIKAIDYKNSNEYSTHTYSFDIPKSCGRNEITILIGDQLTRTEIYYELPIISSCSIVSNQMIKCLGNFINYLDLFKNGKIKIQFSNMVIIDNVPNNPIIFMSDSFSFPMKPEYSSSDIYLIVCNEISPDFKVDITPSLKFVSQSLVFNSTGGELLINGENFNENTIYNTSVYCFSNKQVYNCSFINYTSISCDIELVGPFDQLCKIKFNGKDEEYNISISYYPPLVLNSTTISNSSIGGIITIFGNEFYNQIDSITVGKSKCLNSTFINSTSVSCFLEPSKIIIDQSKQQQQQQQQQQQYVNITINGKSGGNNLIIYFDNSIIEVKNQSSQSDKNNNNNNNNNGKNINNGDSKTDGRSFYEKNKKWITVLIIIGSLALLLFIFFGIIYCNRKNGTVIYWKYIMCRGIKEKKYKFKNRKEIKQIQELRHTLDNAETIFADFELDNIITYSEYQLTPENRLRKEQQELARENYIETYPDYYLHINKTKNLPNNDSLPPNQVENLPNNNSLPPNKIENSLPPNQTENLPNNNSLPPNQTETLQEDSLPPNQTETLPEVSLPPNHIETLPEVSLPPNQIETLPEVSLPPNHIEKLTDNSSSSQDPSSS, encoded by the exons atgaaatatattatattattttttattttatatttagttTCTGATACATTAGGATCTTTAAATGAACCAGTTGTCAAga attttacaTGCACAAAACAATCATTGGAATATACATATGATATTGATAGTACATATTATTCAAAATggattttttcaaatttgaaATATGAATTGGTTTTtgaatgtaaaaataatagcaaAGAAAGAACATGTACTGCTGGTATGTCCATTGATATTGCTAAAAATTTACATGGTCAAATAAAGATGTGCAGAactgataataatggtgtaTTAGATTGCCATTCGAATTACGAAGAATATTTTCCAAAGCCAATTATTGAAGGTGACTTTAAACCATCTACCAAAGGTGGTCCTACTATTATGAAAGGTTATTATTTGGCAGTTGGAGTAATTCCTTACTTTACTATTATCCCTGATACTATATTGGGAACAATAGGTGATATTTTTAGTAACTCTATAGATGTCACAAATTTAATACTAGACTATAAAGGTGGTTGTGGCCCAAGAACTATTCAATGgccaaatgattttaaatatagtTTCAATCATTCAAATCCaatcattgaaaatattttgataGAAGGTTCATCTTTTATATCAAAAGGTTCtaatttttgtaattcttctgattcaattcaaatttatttagatGGTGttcaaattgataaatcaaaaataaaatcaattgatcatgaacaatttgaaataatttacaCTCAACtatattcaaaatcaataaatgtTAAAATAGTATCTGGTGGACTTGAATCgaatatttacaaattggATCTTAAACCTATacctttaaaaattaatagtgTTCCAAGATTAAAAGGTGGTTCAATTACAATAATTGGTGAAAGACTATCTTCACAagtaaataattcaacaatcATTGTTAAAATTGGTCAATATGATTGTAAAAATGTAATCTcatcaaaaaatgaaattctcTGTAATTTAGAATCGGTTCCAAATGTTGAAAAGGTTAAATTGGTAGATTTACAAGTTAATATCTCAATAAATggtatttttaatgaaaataatttattattctcATTCGATATACCAATAATATCAGATTTTATACTTCCTCAAGGTGAAGTTAAATTAGTTGGTGATTGTTTTGGTTCTTCACAATTGACTCAAGTTAAAATTGACGATGTGTTACAATCCAATAtaacaattaatattaatgaaaaagaaacaacaCTTTCATTTAAGCcaattaaaccaattaaaaaatcaaagttATATGTAATTGTCAATGGtacaaaatcaaatactattgaaattgattcatcattttttgtaaaaagtGTTCCATCTTCACCTTCAGTAAATGGTCAAATTGTAAACTTTACACTTTTCAAtataaatccaaataatGTTAATGCAACACCAATTATGATTTTTCAAGATAATAGTTCAATAAAAGcaattgattataaaaattcaaatgaatacTCAACTCACACATACTCTTTTGATATTCCAAAAAGTTGTGGGAGAAatgaaattacaattttaattggaGACCAACTAACCCGTACTGAAATTTATTATGAATTACCAATAATATCAAGTTGTTCAATTGtttcaaatcaaatgattAAATGTCTtggtaattttataaattatctagatttatttaaaaatggtaaaattaaaatacaattttcaaatatggtaataattgataatgttcCAAACaatccaattatttttatgagtgattcattttcattcCCAATGAAGCCAGAGTATAGTTCAAGTGATATATATCTTATTGTTTGTAATGAAATTTCTCCAGATTTTAAAGTTGATATAACTCCATCGCTTAAATTTGTGAGCCAATCTCTTGTTTTCAACTCCACTGgtggtgaattattaattaatggtgaaaattttaatgaaaatacaaTTTACAATACATCTGTATATTGcttttcaaataaacaaGTTTATAATTGTTCATTTATAAACTATACATCTATCTCATGTGATATTGAATTGGTAGGTCCATTCGATCAACTttgtaaaatcaaatttaatggAAAAGATGAGGAGTATAACATTTCAATATCATATTATCCTCCattagttttaaattcaacaacgATTTCGAATTCATCAATTGGTggaattattacaatttttggtaatgaattttataatcaaattgattcaattacaGTTGGTAAAAGTAAATGTTTAAACTCTACATTTATTAACTCAACATCAGTTTCATGTTTTTTAGAACCttccaaaattattattgatcaaagcaaacaacaacagcaacaacaacaacaacaacaacaatatgtTAACATCACGATTAATGGTAaaagtggtggtaataatttaattatttattttgataattcaattattgaaGTTAAAAACCAATCAAGCCAAAGTgataaaaacaacaacaacaacaacaacaacaatggtaaaaatataaataatggtGATAGTAAAACTGATGGTAGAagtttttatgaaaaaaataaaaaatggataacagtattaataataattggaaGTTTGgcattacttttatttatcttttttggTATAATTTATTGTAATAGAAAAAACGGTACTGTTATCTATTGGAAATATATTATGTGTCGCGgaatcaaagaaaaaaaatataaatttaaaaatagaaaagagATAAAACAAATACAAGAATTAAGACATACATTGGATAATGCAGAGACAATTTTTGCTGACTTTGAATTAGATAATATAATAACTTATTCAGAGTATCAACTTACACCCGAAAATCGTCTACgaaaagaacaacaagaattAGCTCGAGAAAATTATATTGAAACTTACccagattattatttacatataaataaaactaaaaatttaccaaataatgattcattACCTCCAAATCAAGTTGAaaatttaccaaataataattcattacctccaaataaaattgaaaattcattacCTCCGAATCAAACTGAaaatttaccaaataataattcattaccTCCAAATCAAACTGAAACATTACAAGAAGATTCTTTACCTCCAAATCAAACTGAAACATTACCAGAAGTTTCATTACCTCCAAATCATATTGAAACATTACCAGAAGTTTCATTACCTCCAAATCAAATTGAAACATTACCAGAAGTTTCATTACCTCCAAATCATATTGAAAAACTAACAGacaattcatcatcatctcaAGACCCAAGCTcttcataa